One stretch of Nesterenkonia halotolerans DNA includes these proteins:
- a CDS encoding DUF1801 domain-containing protein, with the protein MIDKISKMDEPRRSVMQQVHDVVVTAAPSLKPRIWYGMPAYAKSASAPALLTLRNDERLNVAITEKATFRPAGGADAGLMPAAWYFETVDPETEKRIAEIARSVVD; encoded by the coding sequence GTGATCGACAAGATCTCGAAGATGGATGAGCCGCGGCGGTCCGTCATGCAACAAGTGCACGACGTCGTCGTGACTGCGGCACCCTCCCTGAAACCCCGGATCTGGTACGGCATGCCCGCCTACGCGAAATCTGCGAGCGCTCCAGCCCTCCTCACGCTCCGCAACGATGAACGCTTGAACGTCGCGATCACCGAGAAGGCCACCTTCCGGCCGGCAGGCGGGGCGGACGCGGGGCTGATGCCCGCCGCGTGGTATTTCGAGACCGTGGACCCCGAGACCGAGAAACGCATCGCTGAGATCGCTCGTTCGGTAGTGGACTGA
- a CDS encoding AraC family transcriptional regulator: MIENLNRLVDEIEQRLAEDLDVDALARTMGTTGYHVRRMFSSLAGMPVSDYVRRRRMTVAAADVVGQEDLLTIAVRYGYGSTEAFGRAFRAVHGVSHGEVRRHGGPLRSQPQLRFRLTVEGSTSMDARITERPTFQLIGHAVRVPLIHEGVNPHIQRHIASLPAQEHERLKELGNTEPAGLLQVSADVDPDYSEGSELTYLHGVAVDDGAAVPEDLDVIEVAAGEWVVFRSSGAHPAALQEAYAASAADWFPSNPWRLRPGPSIVSVIDRAPDFSSATCELWFPVERA; the protein is encoded by the coding sequence ATGATCGAAAACCTCAACCGCCTCGTCGACGAGATCGAGCAGCGTCTTGCTGAAGACCTCGACGTCGACGCGCTCGCGAGAACTATGGGCACGACGGGCTACCACGTCCGCCGCATGTTCTCCTCGCTGGCGGGCATGCCCGTGTCTGACTATGTCCGGCGTCGGCGGATGACCGTCGCCGCTGCGGACGTGGTCGGTCAGGAGGATCTGCTCACGATCGCCGTGCGCTACGGGTACGGTTCCACCGAGGCTTTCGGGCGAGCGTTCCGTGCAGTGCACGGGGTGAGTCACGGTGAGGTGCGCCGTCATGGCGGCCCCCTTCGCAGTCAACCACAGCTCAGGTTCCGCCTGACCGTCGAAGGGAGCACCTCCATGGATGCCAGAATCACAGAACGACCGACCTTCCAGCTGATCGGGCACGCCGTCCGGGTGCCGCTGATCCATGAGGGCGTCAATCCGCATATCCAGCGGCATATCGCTTCTCTGCCCGCCCAGGAGCACGAGCGCCTGAAGGAGCTCGGCAACACCGAACCTGCCGGGCTGCTGCAGGTGAGCGCCGACGTCGACCCGGACTATTCCGAAGGCAGTGAGCTGACCTATCTCCACGGCGTCGCGGTCGACGACGGCGCCGCAGTGCCCGAGGACCTCGATGTGATCGAGGTGGCTGCGGGGGAGTGGGTGGTCTTCCGCAGCTCGGGGGCCCATCCGGCTGCTCTTCAGGAGGCCTACGCGGCGTCGGCGGCCGACTGGTTCCCGTCCAATCCGTGGAGGCTGCGGCCAGGCCCGTCGATCGTCTCCGTGATCGACCGTGCTCCGGACTTCAGCTCAGCGACGTGTGAATTGTGGTTCCCGGTCGAGCGCGCCTGA
- a CDS encoding metallophosphoesterase, protein MAFLADIQVGMWGTNTGMAERAVERIVEEEPDLILLGGDFVYGDDPSTVDDAMSILQPIVDSGITTAAVLGNHDYEAHAEEKLTSALESAGISVLLNEALPLSPADASPEEQFHVVGVGPARPGLDHVELSLADLPESAPRMVLMHNPATYTELPAESGPLSVAGHTHCGQVALPGTLDWSWMGLTEEERIVTGGFAPDDHGEAGNQMFVTCGIGFSLVPVRIAAPPQIVFFELSAAE, encoded by the coding sequence GTGGCTTTCCTGGCAGACATCCAGGTCGGCATGTGGGGGACCAACACCGGGATGGCCGAAAGGGCCGTGGAGCGAATCGTCGAGGAAGAACCCGACCTGATTCTGCTCGGCGGGGACTTCGTCTACGGCGATGACCCCAGCACCGTGGACGACGCGATGTCGATACTCCAGCCCATCGTCGACTCTGGGATCACGACCGCAGCCGTCCTGGGAAACCACGACTATGAGGCCCACGCCGAGGAGAAGCTCACCAGCGCGCTTGAGTCCGCCGGCATCTCGGTCCTGCTCAACGAGGCACTTCCACTTTCACCCGCCGATGCCTCTCCAGAAGAGCAGTTCCACGTCGTCGGTGTCGGGCCCGCGCGTCCTGGGCTGGACCACGTCGAGCTGTCGCTGGCTGACCTGCCGGAGAGCGCGCCGCGGATGGTGCTCATGCACAACCCGGCGACGTACACCGAGCTTCCGGCTGAGAGCGGACCACTGTCTGTCGCGGGGCATACCCATTGCGGCCAGGTCGCGCTGCCGGGGACACTCGACTGGTCCTGGATGGGGCTGACCGAAGAAGAACGCATCGTCACCGGGGGCTTCGCGCCCGACGACCACGGAGAGGCGGGGAATCAGATGTTCGTCACCTGCGGCATCGGGTTCAGCCTCGTTCCCGTCCGCATCGCCGCTCCGCCGCAGATCGTGTTCTTCGAACTCAGCGCCGCCGAGTAG
- a CDS encoding dihydrofolate reductase family protein, translating to MSAVYTWDVFSTLDGYGSFTEHAGWGGYWDKQGPELLEHRARQFSAEQHMVYGATTFREVAEIMSAATDPNAWDEWNVRLLQMPATVISSTLRDTLGWPQAEIVQGDAVDVVRRLKADSSIPLRSQASLSLNRELMAAGLIDRLQVTLFPVISGRSGTSPILRDAEDYDLDLLESRTLDGRTMELVYRPTLRRR from the coding sequence ATGAGTGCTGTCTACACCTGGGATGTCTTCTCCACGCTGGACGGCTATGGCTCCTTCACCGAGCACGCGGGCTGGGGAGGCTACTGGGACAAACAGGGCCCCGAGCTGCTGGAGCACCGCGCCCGGCAGTTCTCTGCGGAGCAGCACATGGTCTACGGCGCCACCACCTTCCGTGAGGTCGCCGAGATCATGTCGGCTGCCACAGACCCCAACGCCTGGGACGAGTGGAACGTTCGACTCCTGCAGATGCCGGCCACGGTGATCTCCTCCACCCTGCGCGACACCCTCGGCTGGCCACAGGCGGAGATCGTGCAAGGCGACGCGGTCGACGTCGTCCGTCGGCTGAAAGCGGACTCTTCCATCCCGCTGCGTTCCCAGGCGAGCCTGTCGCTGAACCGTGAGCTCATGGCCGCAGGACTGATCGACCGTCTGCAGGTCACCCTCTTCCCCGTGATCTCGGGCAGGAGCGGCACGAGTCCGATTCTGCGAGATGCCGAGGACTACGACCTGGACCTGCTGGAGAGCCGCACCCTCGACGGCAGAACCATGGAGCTCGTGTACCGCCCGACCCTGCGCAGGCGGTGA
- a CDS encoding SRPBCC domain-containing protein yields MTTASESAAPDPTGSKSAAPHPTQPEPTGRLQDGPLGRELRLERRFQLPIEEAWAAVTKSERLEEWIGRWEGDPASGKVTFRMTAEGEEAPPEECLIRDCRPPHSFAVDTGVGSNVWHLRFELHQEQGTTELIFAQRASDEALGSVGPGWEYYLDRLARVLAGADASTVNWDDYYPRLSEHYEQLR; encoded by the coding sequence ATGACCACCGCATCAGAATCCGCAGCACCAGATCCCACAGGATCAAAGTCCGCTGCACCACACCCCACCCAGCCCGAACCCACGGGACGGCTGCAGGATGGTCCGCTGGGCCGGGAACTCCGCCTGGAGCGCCGCTTCCAGCTGCCCATCGAAGAGGCCTGGGCCGCGGTGACAAAATCTGAGCGGCTCGAGGAGTGGATCGGCCGGTGGGAGGGAGACCCGGCCTCCGGCAAGGTCACCTTCCGGATGACCGCCGAGGGTGAGGAGGCGCCGCCGGAGGAATGCCTCATCCGGGACTGCCGCCCACCACACAGCTTCGCAGTGGACACAGGCGTCGGCTCCAACGTCTGGCACCTGCGGTTCGAGCTGCACCAGGAGCAGGGCACCACGGAGCTGATCTTCGCCCAGCGGGCGTCAGACGAGGCGTTGGGCAGCGTGGGGCCGGGATGGGAGTACTACCTCGATCGTCTGGCCAGGGTTCTGGCCGGGGCGGACGCCTCCACGGTGAATTGGGATGACTACTACCCCCGACTCTCGGAGCACTACGAGCAGCTGCGCTGA
- a CDS encoding N(5)-(carboxyethyl)ornithine synthase: MTGFTPASPAAAASPVPPASLLSLGLLANSSMENERRLPIHPRHLDQIDPDLRARMIVERGYGQDFQLEPGYLESRVGTVAERAEVIDAADVLLLPKPQAEDVEAMPAGRVLWGWPHCVQDAAMTQTAIDGRLTLIAFEAMQHWTRRGDFSLHVFHMNNELAGYCSVIHATSLIGSTGDYGPRLSAVVIGFGATARGAVTALKAHGIHDIQVLTQRGATAVGSPIHSAHIAQLNTDGGPTHLSTVLTPDGDVLLPEFLASHDIVVNCTLQDVSAPLTYLRNEDLDLFAPGSLIIDVSCDAGMGFEWPKPTTFGEPMFTVGRGVNYYAVDHTPSYLWNSATWEVSGAILPFLRTVMEGPAAWAKNLTISRAIEIHNGVIQNHSILDFQDREPVYPHRRSA, from the coding sequence ATGACCGGCTTCACCCCTGCTTCACCTGCTGCGGCAGCCTCACCTGTTCCTCCCGCGTCGCTGCTCAGCCTCGGGCTTCTGGCGAACTCTTCGATGGAGAACGAGCGTCGGCTGCCCATCCACCCCCGCCACCTGGATCAGATCGACCCGGACCTGCGCGCGCGAATGATCGTGGAGCGCGGCTACGGGCAGGACTTCCAGCTCGAACCGGGCTACCTCGAATCCCGTGTCGGCACAGTAGCCGAACGCGCCGAGGTGATCGACGCCGCAGATGTGCTGCTGCTGCCCAAGCCGCAGGCCGAGGATGTGGAAGCCATGCCCGCGGGCCGCGTGCTGTGGGGATGGCCGCACTGCGTGCAGGATGCCGCGATGACCCAGACCGCGATCGATGGACGGCTGACGCTGATCGCCTTCGAGGCGATGCAGCATTGGACCCGCCGGGGTGACTTCAGCCTGCACGTCTTCCACATGAACAACGAGCTGGCCGGCTACTGCTCCGTCATCCACGCCACGAGCCTGATCGGCTCCACGGGCGACTACGGGCCACGCCTGAGCGCGGTGGTCATCGGCTTCGGCGCGACGGCACGCGGTGCGGTGACAGCGCTGAAGGCACACGGCATCCACGACATCCAGGTGCTCACCCAGCGCGGAGCCACGGCGGTCGGCTCACCGATCCACTCCGCCCACATCGCTCAGCTCAACACCGACGGCGGTCCGACACACCTGAGCACCGTGCTCACCCCGGACGGGGACGTGCTGCTCCCGGAGTTTCTGGCCTCGCACGACATCGTGGTCAACTGCACGCTCCAGGACGTGTCGGCACCCTTGACCTACCTGCGCAACGAGGACCTGGACCTCTTCGCCCCGGGAAGTCTGATCATCGATGTCTCCTGCGACGCGGGCATGGGCTTCGAATGGCCGAAGCCCACCACCTTCGGTGAGCCGATGTTCACGGTGGGCCGGGGTGTGAACTACTACGCCGTGGACCACACCCCGTCCTACCTGTGGAACTCCGCCACCTGGGAGGTCAGCGGGGCGATCCTGCCGTTCCTGCGCACCGTGATGGAAGGGCCCGCCGCGTGGGCGAAGAACCTCACGATCTCGCGCGCCATTGAGATCCACAACGGCGTGATCCAGAATCACAGCATCCTGGATTTCCAGGACCGGGAGCCGGTCTATCCCCACCGGCGCTCCGCGTAG
- the arfB gene encoding alternative ribosome rescue aminoacyl-tRNA hydrolase ArfB → MENLRIPPGPGAPHGLIVPAGELSEQFTHASGPGGQGVNTTDSRVQLRLDLGTTTALTEPQRRLALERLDARLAGTVLTISAAEHRSQHRNRIAARQRLAELIREAIAPPIIRRPTRRTRGSHRRRLQGKRERAEVKQNRRRPGVD, encoded by the coding sequence GTGGAGAATCTGCGCATACCGCCGGGGCCTGGAGCGCCGCACGGGCTCATCGTGCCGGCTGGAGAGCTGTCCGAGCAGTTCACCCATGCCTCGGGACCGGGCGGCCAGGGCGTCAACACCACCGATTCTCGCGTCCAGCTCAGGCTCGATCTCGGCACGACGACGGCGCTCACGGAGCCCCAGCGCAGGCTCGCCCTTGAGCGGCTCGACGCGCGGCTGGCTGGCACGGTGCTGACCATCAGCGCCGCGGAGCACCGGTCTCAACACCGCAACAGGATCGCGGCGCGGCAGCGTCTGGCAGAGCTGATCCGGGAGGCGATCGCTCCGCCGATCATTCGGCGTCCCACCCGACGCACCCGCGGATCCCATCGCCGGCGGCTGCAGGGAAAGCGGGAGCGGGCCGAGGTGAAGCAGAACCGGCGTCGACCCGGCGTGGACTGA
- a CDS encoding glycosyltransferase, giving the protein MRILLATAGSRGDVEPFVALAHRAVRAGHEVRLVVPDHSGADLADLDVVSLGVDYSALIAQQGVSPAAAFRSYRSVVKPLMRQVLLGSARAAMDYRPDLLVAHPKILSASVTADALSIPHVLVEIVPAVTPTRAFPAAGTLTRDLGRFNPATYRLASAGEAMFREDLSEVSRMVGSYRRRPAPPAATLLPISPVLLRRPDDWDASVHLTGPWRRDASETVTTEETGFAEGTVSAELARFLAEGDFVYAGFGSMATDDPVARASEVIRGIRSFGARGLIATGLGGLQVPPSLAGEDLLVTPSVPHEAVLPQALAAVHHGGIGTVHAATAAGAVSIPVPFIADQPFWGRRLHEQGLSPAPIPQRRLTAETVTRGLAEAESYRPAVESAARSMASEDGTGAAVQILEALG; this is encoded by the coding sequence ATGCGGATCCTTCTGGCCACCGCGGGCTCGCGCGGGGACGTGGAACCTTTCGTCGCGCTTGCCCACCGGGCGGTCCGGGCCGGACACGAGGTGCGCCTGGTGGTTCCAGACCATTCCGGCGCCGACCTCGCGGACCTCGACGTCGTGAGCCTCGGGGTCGACTACTCGGCGCTGATCGCGCAGCAGGGGGTCTCCCCAGCAGCCGCATTCCGCTCCTATCGCAGCGTGGTGAAACCGCTCATGCGGCAGGTGCTTCTGGGGTCAGCACGAGCCGCGATGGACTACCGTCCCGATCTCCTGGTGGCGCACCCGAAGATCCTCTCCGCCTCCGTGACCGCCGATGCCCTGTCCATCCCCCACGTGCTGGTCGAGATCGTGCCCGCCGTGACGCCCACCCGCGCGTTTCCCGCCGCCGGAACCCTCACCAGGGATCTGGGACGCTTCAACCCAGCAACCTATCGACTGGCCAGCGCCGGTGAGGCGATGTTCCGGGAGGACCTCAGCGAGGTCTCCCGAATGGTCGGCAGCTATCGCCGCCGGCCGGCCCCGCCTGCCGCCACGCTCCTGCCCATCAGCCCCGTCCTGCTGCGCCGACCCGATGACTGGGACGCATCGGTCCACCTCACCGGACCCTGGAGACGCGATGCTTCGGAGACCGTGACCACGGAAGAGACCGGGTTCGCTGAGGGAACAGTCTCCGCCGAGCTCGCGAGGTTCCTCGCGGAGGGCGACTTCGTCTACGCGGGCTTCGGGTCCATGGCAACCGATGATCCGGTGGCGCGCGCCAGTGAGGTCATCCGCGGCATCCGCAGCTTCGGCGCCCGTGGACTGATCGCGACCGGGCTCGGGGGCTTACAGGTGCCGCCCTCGCTGGCCGGTGAGGACCTGCTTGTCACCCCTTCGGTCCCGCACGAGGCAGTCCTGCCGCAGGCGCTGGCAGCGGTCCACCACGGCGGGATCGGGACGGTGCACGCGGCGACCGCCGCAGGGGCCGTCTCCATCCCCGTCCCCTTCATCGCCGACCAGCCCTTCTGGGGCAGGCGTCTGCATGAACAGGGGCTCTCCCCGGCGCCGATTCCCCAGCGGAGACTCACCGCGGAGACTGTGACCCGCGGCTTGGCCGAGGCGGAGTCCTACCGACCGGCCGTAGAGTCCGCAGCCCGCAGCATGGCATCGGAGGACGGGACCGGCGCGGCGGTGCAGATCCTGGAAGCGCTGGGCTGA